In Daucus carota subsp. sativus chromosome 4, DH1 v3.0, whole genome shotgun sequence, one DNA window encodes the following:
- the LOC108216996 gene encoding phospholipase D beta 1: protein MVPDQPSIQRQSSFQHGPTRIYYRQHSRPLVPPPECSDNESVGSGESGNVPTYTSIYPPNEDKLSYMHSAPVSPRSSSASIDCDPSPTTFHAHHESVEIKSHDTHPYLKHSISYVDPRTRGQSQQIVQYTASKGSLKFLLLHGNLDIWIYEARNLPNMDLFHKAIGEVLNKLPGKLGTLTSDPYVSISVTTAVIGRTYVIPNNENPSWMQHFYVPVAHHAAEVHFLVKDNDILGSQLMGIVSIPVEKIHSGGKVQGHFPVINTNGKPCKPGAQLSLSIQYTPMERLNFDHQGVGGGPDYQGVPSTYFPLRRGGIVTLYQDAHVLDDSLPKLELEDGMPYVHGKCWHDIFHAIRGARYLIYITGWSVWHKVQLVRDSSGTEDSSTLGELLKAKSQEGVRVLLLLWDDPTSRNIMGYKTDGLMQTHDEETRSYFKHSAVQVLLCPRVAGKRHSWVKKKEVGTIYTHHQKTVIVDTDAGDNKRKIIAFLGGLDLCDGRYDTPHHPIFSTLQTVHKDDYHNPTFAAKVAGSPREPWHDLHCKIDGPAAYDVLTNFEERWHRAGKPHIIKTLKISYDDALLRLDRMPNILGMSDAPHLDDSDPNGWHVQIFRSIDSSSVKGFPKDPKEATYKNLVCGKNVLIDMSIHSAYVKAIRAAQHFIYIENQYFIGSSFNWTSYKELGANNLIPMEIALKVANKIRAHERFAVYIVIPMWPEGNPTSAPTQAILFWQHKTMQMMYETIYKALVEVGLEDAFSPQDYLNFYCLGNREEFSDDESAEGLGAGTPQGLCRKSRRFMIYVHSKGMIVDDEYIIMGSANINQRSLEGTRDTEIAMGAYQPYHTWATRTSGPRGQIHGYRMSLWVEHLGVMEECFTRPESLECARRVRLMGELNWKIFSADEVISMRGHLIKYPVQVERKGKVKPLHGCESFLDVGGRIVGSFMGIQENLTI, encoded by the exons ATGGTGCCTGATCAGCCAAGCATTCAGCGTCAGAGTTCATTCCAACACGGTCCAACTCGGATATACTATCGCCAGCATTCAAGGCCTTTAGTACCTCCTCCTGAGTGTTCGGATAATGAATCAGTTGGTAGTGGAGAGAGTGGTAATGTTCCTACTTATACTTCTATTTACCCTCCTAATGAGGATAAATTAAGTTACATGCATTCTGCTCCTGTTTCTCCGCGTTCTTCTTCTGCATCGATAGATTGTGATCCCTCACCTACCACTTTCCATGCGCATCATGAATCGGTGGAAATAAAGTCTCATGATACCCATCCATACTTGAAGCATTCGATTTCATATGTTGATCCAAGGACACGAGGCCAGAGTCAACAAATTGTTCAATATACTGCCTCTAAAGGTTCTTTGAAGTTTTTGCTTTTGCATGGTAATCTTGACATATGGATTTATGAGGCAAGGAATCTTCCCAATATGGATCTCTTTCATAAAGCTATAGGAGAGGTGTTGAACAAATTACCAGGAAAACTTGGTACACTCACCAGTGATCCATACGTCTCGATATCCGTGACAACTGCTGTGATTGGAAGAACTTATGTGATTCCTAATAATGAAAATCCTTCATGGATGCAACACTTTTATGTTCCTGTGGCACATCATGCTGCTGAAGTGCACTTTCTGGTTAAGGATAATGATATTCTAGGGTCCCAGCTTATGGGTATAGTATCCATTCCTGTAGAAAAGATTCACTCTGGAGGTAAAGTACAAGGTCATTTTCCAGTCATCAATACAAATGGTAAGCCGTGCAAGCCGGGAGCTCAATTAAGCTTGTCTATTCAGTACACCCCAATGGAAAGGTTAAACTTTGATCATCAAGGAGTAGGTGGTGGTCCTGATTATCAAGGTGTCCCTTCCACGTACTTTCCGCTGAGAAGAGGTGGAATAGTTACTTTATACCAAGATGCTCATGTTTTGGATGATAGCCTTCCAAAGTTGGAGCTTGAGGATGGCATGCCATATGTCCATGGAAAATGTTGGCATGATATATTTCATGCAATTCGCGGGGCTCGATATTTGATTTACATTACTGGATGGTCAGTGTGGCACAAAGTTCAACTAGTTCGTGATTCTTCTGGTACTGAGGATAGCAGCACACTTGGAGAACTTCTCAAGGCCAAATCACAAGAAGGAGTTCGGGTACTACTGCTTTTATGGGATGATCCTACTTCTAGGAACATCATGGGCTACAAGACA GATGGACTGATGCAAACCCATGATGAAGAAACTCGGAGTTACTTCAAGCACTCTGCAGTGCAAGTCCTACTCTGCCCTCGTGTTGCTGGAAAGCGACATAGTTGGGTTAAAAAGAAG GAAGTGGGAACAATTTATACACACCATCAGAAGACTGTAATAGTTGATACTGATGCTGGAGACAATAAGAGAAAAATTATAGCTTTTCTCGGAGGACTTGATCTATGTGATGGGAGATATGATACTCCACACCACCCTATTTTCAGCACATTACAGACTGTGCATAAGGATGACTATCATAATCCTACCTTTGCG GCAAAGGTTGCTGGGAGTCCAAGAGAGCCATGGCATGACCTGCACTGCAAGATTGATGGCCCAGCAGCCTATGATGTTCTGACCAACTTTGAGGAGCGGTGGCATAGGGCGGGAAAGCCTCATATCATCAAAACCCTGAAGATATCATATGATGATGCTTTACTTCGGTTAGATAGAATGCCTAACATACTGGGGATGTCTGATGCTCCGCATCTTGATGATAGTGATCCTAATGGTTGGCATGTTCAG ATTTTTCGTTCAATCGACTCTAGTTCTGTTAAGGGATTCCCTAAAGACCCAAAAGAAGCCACGTACAAG AACTTGGTTTGTGGGAAGAATGTTCTTATTGATATGAGCATACATTCAGCGTATGTAAAGGCCATCCGTGCTGCCCAGCATTTTATCTATATTGAGAATCAGTACTTTATCGGCTCCTCATTTAATTGGACCTCTTACAAAGAGCTTG GTGCtaacaatttgattccaatggAGATTGCACTTAAAGTAGCGAACAAAATCAGAGCACATGAAAGGTTTGCAGTATACATTGTTATCCCAATGTGGCCAGAGGGGAATCCGACTAGCGCTCCCACTCAAGCAATATTGTTTTGGCAG CACAAAACAATGCAAATGATGTATGAGACAATATACAAGGCTTTAGTGGAAGTCGGACTTGAAGATGCATTTTCACCACAAGATTACTTGAACTTCTACTGTCTAGGGAACAGGGAGGAATTCAGCGACGACGAATCAGCTGAGGGTCTTGGTGCTGGAACACCTCAG GGACTTTGTCGGAAGAGCAGAAGATTCATGATATATGTCCATTCAAAAGGCATGATAGTAGACGATGAGTACATTATTATGGGGTCTGCGAATATCAATCAACGTTCCTTAGAAGGCACTAGAGACACAGAGATTGCCATGGGAGCCTATCAACCATATCATACATGGGCAACAAGAACGTCTGGCCCCAGAGGACAG ATACACGGATACAGAATGTCATTGTGGGTAGAGCATCTGGGAGTGATGGAGGAGTGCTTTACGAGACCAGAATCTCTGGAATGCGCGAGAAGGGTGAGATTGATGGGGGAGTTGAACTGGAAGATATTTTCAGCAGATGAAGTAATAAGTATGAGGGGACATCTGATCAAGTATCCTGTTCAAGTAGAAAGAAAAGGGAAGGTCAAACCTCTGCATGGATGCGAGAGTTTTTTAGATGTAGGCGGGCGTATAGTGGGATCATTTATGGGCATTCAAGAAAACCTTACCATTTAA